The following DNA comes from Poecilia reticulata strain Guanapo linkage group LG5, Guppy_female_1.0+MT, whole genome shotgun sequence.
tgtgtgcatgGATTCAAAGTTAGCTCCTCCAGCCGGGTGTGTTTGGTTCCTGCAGACTTTGTAAGAGAAACTTATTAAAAGAACATACTTTTTAGTAATCCGTTTAATTTACGAACTGGATCAGATTCTCCAGGGGATTAAAGTTTAGCAGATCAACAAGTTAATTAGCTGTGGTTTGAACAGCTGCGGAGTTTAAGATGCAGGCGGCGTTGGCGTGTTTTGACACTTTTAAAGAGTCGATGCCCAAAACGATTCACCAAATATTCAACAGAGACACGTGAACAAAGCATTTAGGTTTAAATGCTGCCAGGTGTTAATAATCAACcgttaaatgtttaagtttaaaccagggtgtccaaagtgtggctcgGGGGCCGTCTGTGGCACTTGGATTGATTTTGTGCGGTCCAATTCAAGAATGATAGAAACCCTTCAATCCGTTCGATGGGTAGTGAGCTGGGTAAAATTATTACTGACAATGGAAAATGattaatgaaacaaagaattaatacaaagtatttgtttgtttataaccaagtttttactcaaaaaccAAATCAGctcttatttaatttattaaacttgactAGATTCAGCAAgcgttttgaaagaaagtgacccaaatcctactcttaaaatgaaatagataaataaaaagtagatacttttcttttaatacagcaaGTGTGCAAAATCCATTTAAAGTTTTGGATCTACGatgaaaatcacacattttctaCAAATCCTCCCCCGTTTTCTTGATTTtagttctttattttcttgacCCGTGAATCGTTTTGACTCAAAGATTTTAGCTCACAAGCCAAAGagtttaaacaataattaaccCTATAATTCATCTCAGACATGCAATATCAGCTGATTCAAAACATTAGGAAAAATCAAATGTCAGGAATTAAAATCATTTGGTTAAATTTGATTATAAAATTTAACCAAATGATTTTAAAGTAAAAGGTAACAGACTGTTTGTGTTCATGAAAGAGACCTTGGAGTTTTTATTCTTGTTCCACACATTTTAAGTTTTCCtgacaaaacattaaatgacCTTCAGAGTTTAGACATAAACATGgttgaagacagaaaaacaggcaGGGAAACATTGAAACGTATTAAACCTGTAattatttaatctgaaacaaacatttctaaaatttgACACACAGGTTTGCTTTTAAGTTCAAAAGTCCATATTTCACCAATAAAATCCACACTCAGCTCAAAATGTCAgattattgtgaaaatgttaataatttaGGGACTTTATTTTGTatcattttgttgattttgactgacaatgaaaatccaaaattcaaTAACTAAGAAATTagaattttgtgaaaaaattcaACATTGGAAATTAACGCAAACGTTTCCTGAGACTGTTAGAATATTTATAAATAGATATGTCTGCGTTGGATTCTTACAATTAAATAATCCCGACATCTTTTAAAATCAGTCCtttcaggattttgtgattatttttgtgattttttcccccaatcaaaataattgattttgtggtgctaatttagaaatatttgcccttttttaaactattaaatgtGACTTGTTATTGCCTGCCACATTGATTACAGACAATAGCTTcacatcaagtaaggctgagatAAAATTGGAGTAAACGTGAAAAATACTGCCACCTGTAGGTGGGAGTTAGTATCACTtaaatccagtgtttttcacCAGTTTTGATAAAAATTTGTATAAACTCAcaactatgaaaaaaaacactgcagtctgttgattttgcatgaatttctgTGAACTGGAGGTAATTTGgcgtctagagggccacataaaaagctacggtggGCCACATCTGGCCCCCAGACCTCAAGTTTGAGATGGAAATGATCTCAGTCTGGGTCAGCTGGACAGAATCAAGGTGAAAACGACTGACAGGCCTAAAATCCagaagacaaacacaaaaaggaaattattaaaGAAGCTGCTGTATATAAGCATgtcaatggaaagttgagtggaaggaagacgTGTGGTAACTAAGGGATAATCACAGCTTTGAGAGGATTGTAAgacaaaatgtattcataattTCCTCATTCAgtcatctgctggttctggtccactggGTTTTCTGGAGGACAGTATTAGACAAGTTCATGCTTCCttataaagatttaattttccaGCCAAAGATGTCAAGTGTTTAAATTAACATACTTTTCAGAAGCCTGACATGTCtgtttaaaatacatgtaatttaactgtttttctgtttggggtttttattctctgtaaGCCGTGATCAtcaaaaatacagtaaaagatTTAACTTTTCCACTCTATGTGATGAATCTGGTAATaaatgagtttcactttctgaagtgattgacagaaaacaaagattttatttaaagacatgctcattttttagatttagctGTGCTCGTAAAGTACTGAAGATAAATCACTTTGTCTCCTTAATCTGGGAGGAAACATGAGAGATGATATTCTGTAAACAGGAATCACCAAACGTCCCACAGATTAGTTTATAACGACAGCAggaattttaaaagattaagaCGAAGCAGGTGACGGTTTTAGAGCCGGCCTGTGATGATCCAACCTGCCAGTCAGCTGTATTGTCTCTTTTATTTAAGCTGCTGTTTGACTCGGTTGCTGAGAGACGCGTTTCTAAACATGCGTGTCGCTAACGGCTCGGTTTCTCTCAGCAAAGCCTCCCTGGCAGCGCCTGAGATGAACATCCCAGTTTGGACAGAGCAGATGGTTCTGCTGTGTGTCATGTTTATTTAGGTAACCTGCAGCAGGACAGCCGCTTATTTGGTTTAACTGCATTTTTTATTGATGTTACACAACACTCTCATCTTAATCTAAATCATTTTCatcatctaaatatttaaacgAGGTTttagacattgtttttttctgctgtagcTAAAAGGTTAGCTGCAATAATCCTTAAATGCTAATCATGAACATTAGCTTTGTTAGCACTAAGGTGGAATAcaaacatggtatttagcaaaaGCTAAAGCACTAAACCAGCATGGAATTTAGcatatgctaatgctaaagtaaTACACCAACATAGTACTTAGTGGGTGCTAATGCTAAACGCTACACCATCATGGTATTTAGCAAAAGATAAAGAAGTAAACCAATGTAGAATTTAACAGATGCTGATGCTAAACGCTACACCAGCATGGACATTAGCTTTAGAGGAAGCTAATGTCAAAGCACTATGTCAACACTGTATTTAGCAAAAGCTAAAGAATTAAACCAACATTTACCAtacgctaatgctaaagtgctataAAACAAGGAATTTaatggaagctaatgctaaagctctATACCgacatggtatttagcagaagctaatgctaaagctctATACCgacatggtatttagcagaagctaatgctaaagctctATACCgacatggtatttagcagaagctagaGCGCTAAACATGAAAGTAAGGTAcaagttataagtgaaataatctgcccgTGAAACAGGatattttaacttataaaatgggaaaaatgtatCGTTCCACCAGCAGATTGTTATTTATTCATAACTAGTACTTATATTTAAAATCCATATAAAGGAATCACTGacgtaaaacaagctcctatgtcttaCTGATAAActtagttttgtattatttcggatttactaagatatttacactagaaattaaataaaaatacttggtaatatttagtttttttccagcgcacctgcagtttttgtcaaagttttacacattttaaatttaaataaatagatttgggaaaatatttcttttgcctgattttgttgttttgtaatgttatttatattaattatttttattttgacctttaaaataccaaattttCCATTTAACGTCATATTTTAGTCCATCTCatgatgtgatttttaaatactAACTGAtggatgttttgatcagttactcagtactccagtagcctttttaccaaatactgtttTACTCTTCGTTTACTTTTCCCACTCCTcagacggctactttttacttttacttgagtaaaaaatatgttgaacaagcgctactcttacttgagtgcAAGAGACGATCTGAAGATattcaaacaagaaaatgaaaacaaccaaacaggTTTCTTCCATCAACCTGTCCAGCCTCCATTCCCTTCCTTATCATGAAATCTTCGTTCTTTAGCTCTTATCTCCATTTCACATCTGCTTTAAACTTACGACTCATGACAGTTTCAAGTTGGATCAGAATAATCTACAAGTTGGCATCTCGTCTGCGGTGACGCAGAAGTTTCTCTGATGTGTTTCGGTAAAGAGCCgagataaaatatgaaattctTGATTCACAGGTGAGTCTGCATTCCAGTTCCCGACACGGTGAAGCGAGATAAGGTGCAGCGCTGCGTCACGTGGGAGAAGCTCAGAGCTGCTCTGCATTTTGGGAGGAGTCAGCTGATCGATTGGGCCCCTTATGGAGAGTTTCCCGTCCCAACACAGACCCAGACGTTTCGCAGAACCTCCAGAGTGAACTGGACAGCGATGTCTGGATTCACAAATatagcttatttatttatttcaaaaggaaCGATGCACATCACAGCATGTGCCAGAGTTAGTTTTCATCCAGGTATCAGAGTtcggtagtaactagttacatttactcagttaaaTTTACTTCAGTAACGTTTTTGAAAAGCTGTacttttaagaacatttttgctattctgtatgttttactttaatagttttattataagtatctctactcttgaggaaaatttctggattttctaccaaCTCAacgaaaaacaaacatgttttaacaaaacatcCACCAAacacagtttctgttaaagttcaTAAGTCTGTTagtgacagaaacattttcttctacctgactttgttatttttgttacttatatgaattatttagtaattcattcattcattcaagtCATTTTGTCCTTATaataccaacattttcacttgactttatttttttgttctgtttacgtaacttttaaatattaaattattgataatttgatcagtacttcaataaacttttttcaaaatacttttttactcttgagtaatttcttggacggctaggttttgtttttacttgaataaaaatatgttgaagttgtgctactcttacttgagtacatttttggcACTGCTCCCACCTCTGGGTATAAATAAATTCAACGTATTAAAAGGCaatacaaacaaatatttgaacactgcaaaaaatacaaaatcctatcaagtatttttggtccagtttctaattcaaatatctttgttcacttgaaataagactaaactaacttacaagtaacttttcagcaatataaactagtttgttttaagttaataatatttgtgaaaaagttctagttctacTGGCTTTTTTCAGCTAAAACAATATTGTacataatctgccaatgaaaccagaactttttcatcaaaataaattaattattgactcaaaacaagctcgtaaatgttgctgaaaagttacttgtaagttaattttgccccttttttttaagtctaccaagatatttgctcaagaagttaaacaaaaatatcttcaaaactGAAGAGTAGTGGAAAAAAACACGTGTCAGAATTCACCTTTATTGCACCAAACCCTTCACACCAATCAGTGTTTTTTCCCTGGAAGCATTTTCCAGGAACATGCTTCTGTTTGACTGAGCAACAGGGAACATCAGCTTTGGCTCCAGTTTGCTTTGCTGCAGTTCCTGCAGCCTCCTTCTTTAGTCATGCTGCTCTGACCCGGTGGGAAAGAGCAGCATAATCCTCCTCACTTCCCCCAGACAGAAAACCTCACAGAGCTGAACTCAGTGAATGGTTCATAAATGCTCTGACGGCTTTGAATTAAAACTGATTGGAACAGGATGACTGTTATTTGATAAATGTGTTTAACCTCCTTTCTCAGGTTCAAAATAATCTCACGCCTTCACCGGATTTAACACAAACTGGGAATGAGCAGAACTTTTGACCACTTATAGATTGATGATGTTCTGAAAGcaataaatgcaataatttctttgacctgaaaaaaaaaaataaaaataaggatgCAATAttgattaatgagttaatctgAAATTGATTGgccaacaatttttttttttttaatctgagttTTCTCATGTATTAAGAGAGCCGAATAACTTTCCATATCATAAAGGACtaaatcttttaataaaatggagaatttaaaaaaacccataattaaatgtaacattattttatgtcagctgttttacagcctgaattaaccaaaaaaaatgtgGCGTTCTCATATTATTAAACTTAAGAGTTTAACAAAACAGGAACCTCTTAGATTactaaatagaaaaataaaatatgtagttGCAAGTTGCTCTTGAAGGAATGGTAGACTTCGCTCCACAAACTCTCGACAGCCCGCAAAATCCCAATTTTCCTGATATCTTCTCCCCTTTTCTGTCAGCAAATCCTAACCTTTATAAcaaatcagtcattttttaatgagaagttgctgctgctgctcctccagtcGGCAGAACCACCGTCTGTTCCTCTTTCCTGTTCAGGGATACCAGCGCCCTCtactggatggcggccaaattACAACACTTAAAGAATATCGAACTGGACGTTATTActtaatttacattaatttgaGTCTAACAAGCCGATAATGGATAATAAATCTTAGGGTAAGAAGTGTATGGTTTCTCTATAACTCcctaaaagttattaaaaaaggCTGAATGCATCTACTAGATTCAAATCCACCACTATAAACGTGACTTGCAGAAAACATTGACCTAAAGAAGCAGCAGATCCGTTTTATTGGCTGGTAAAACATTTCACCTGGATAGATTAGCTGTCTGTTTATGTATGACACTTGCACACAGTGGACATGAGTCAAGATAAGTAAGGCACTCATTCTTATCCGACCAAACAGAAGTTGTATCCTGTCATAAAATCACAGGGTTTATGACTTATGCAATGATGTTAAAGTGCAAACATCCAGAAACATCCAGACTGCAGCCTCACAGTTTCTctagaaaaacacataaagtaGTTTTCCtccctttcttgttttttttttgtttgtttgttttttaagttagGGCACAAACGTACCTCTtcttgtatatattttaaatatgtttgtttgttttgttgttgttttttaccttGGTTTAAATATGCTTCTTTAACTTGCTCCTGAATTTTCTctttgtgggacaataaaggatattccttttcttttgctctAGAAATAaccttgtatttttgtttaaagcaaAAGTTTTCCACAGTTTTATCACTGATTTATGATTCCCAAAGCAATTAGGGTCAAGCTTCCTTTGTCTGCTGTAAAACCTTTCCCTTATATTGTGGTTGGCATCATATGATCTAAATGAGCTTCTTATTGTGTGATGATAAAAGATCAACTTTATTCATCTCAGAGTTTCAGCGTCTGTGCAGTGGAGGGAATGTGGTTCATAGCAAAACATACAAACTTTCTGTATTTCAACATACAGAACCTTTAGAGTCATTTCCACTGAGACCTCTTTTAAGCAATTGCAtgctttaaaatacaattttatcaGAGTAAACTTGATTTTACTGTCATAAATCACAAATCTTCAAgtgtgtcaaaaataaacaaaatctacTTATAGATATAGTAAATGTGATTTACatgataaacaaacacaaagttgttcaaaattgtgaagtaaaaagtTGTAGTTATTTTGCGAACAagaatctgaaaggtgtggcatgcTTTTGTGTATaactgcaggtgttttttttttttttaggaatttctctaccagttttgcacatctagaCCAGAAAGTTTGGcttatttttctatgaaaaaacaactcaaactcaGTCTGACTGGATAGATACTGTCTTACCACAGATTCTCATTTGGATCTAGAtcctgactttgactaggccattgtaACACATGGCTATGCTTCAATCTAAGCCTTCCTATAGTAGTATTCTATATAGCATTCTATAGGCTGTATTGTATGGCGTTTAGGAAACTTTAAATGGGACTactctttgctttcttttagaCACTTTCCATAAAAGATTCCAGTCCCACCTGAGCACTTcaatatttattgttattacaaaaacatttctttctgtaaaaCCCCCCTCAAGAATAAgcagggatggatggatgagctTAAAGATCTATAGAAGTCTTGATGTAAAAAAAGATGAACTCCAAAAAAAGCTTCATTAAACTTTTGTTATCGCTCACATGCTGCATGATAATTACTGATTTTCCCAGTGACACTAAATGTTTccttaaatataaaacagaagattttcaaacatcaaatatcttggaaaaaatcaagaaactattattattattattatatatgcCTTTGtgcattttgcacagctttgcttttttctcctgttttgcttacatgtatttttgttttacatgaagGTGAGAGAAGAGATGAACAGGCAGAAAATCAGGTCAAACTGCGGCAGATTGGGACATTACACAGGAGAAAGGTTTACCAGctgctccccctgctggtcactGCTGGAACTGATCAGCCTACAATAAAACCCataataaaaactggaaacgtattttatttccatataAAGCGGAAAGGAATAAAGAgcattaattttgcattttaacgAATTAACTGTGTATTAATTGGTCAGCCAGTGATTGaaagcagattgttttatttttcattaaatgcatccaaattgaagacatgaaaacattatCAGAAGATGATCCCTATGTAAATTAAAGCAGAACTAATTTTGCTCCACAGACTTTATGCACCATGAAAAATGTTGATGAGTTTCACCAAAACTGAAGTGTAGTCCTTATTGGTCCTTTAGAGCCACCTACTGGTGCTTTGTTGTAACTACATGTACTGGGGTCCTTCAGGCGCGCCCTCGGCTTCCCCAAAAACAACGGTTGAAGGGGGGAGGTTGTAGGTGGAGGAGAGCCGCTTACgattatttttagtttcaaatcatgtttatgttGAGTTAGTAGTTTCCAAAGCATGTTACATGTGCTGAAGCACCATCAGAGTTTATTTTATGAAactccaccgtgtttttgttgAAAGGACAACTTTATGACCCAGATTAGCGCCGGTTAGCATGTGAAGCTAAAGCTAGCTGCTAGCAGCCGCCCATTTACCCACTGAGGGAAGATTGTGTTTAAACCAGgttgactctggtgttttaacAAATTCATAAATGGTTTATTGCTATAAAACATTCATAGAAGACAAATATGACAgtggttaaaacatttttatagacaTATTGTTACAATTTCCTACActtataatttaaaagaaaaagcattatGTACTTAGAAGTtgccacattttcttttgtttattgacACTACagtaaatgtttagttttaagaGTAGCTTATTGATGGATTTTTCTTGAAGGTTTTTCTTTAAGAGGTTTGGGTTTACAAAACCAAGTAGCATCTAGTGAAACTACTTTGATGGTCTTGTGGAAATTAGACCAGggtgtaaataaatgttattagaTGTATTCATAATGATGAGCCACTGCCACCTTACTCCTGATACGGTCGATGGCATTGCTGGTTGAACATAGAAAAACCTGTGTATGGGTAGAATATAGTAGACAGGCTTTATTGTCATTAAACTGTGCATTTAAAATGCACAtattgagtaaaaatgtttataatatGTACTAATACATAATAATAGCTACTAATATTACTTTTAATAACAGTATTTAATATGCTGAAGGTTCAACCAAGTTGCAAGGATCTGTCCCaaatactgatgaaaaataacAGTAAGACAGTGAAGCTGAAAGTTTTCCActttctgtcctgtttttgtGTCACAGATTAGGGCCATAATTTTGTTTAATCCTGAATAAAGTCATTAccagtctgtgtttttgtttcttaaagtaAAAGAGGTCCGGTGGAGgtaacaggaagtgaaaaagCCAGGAGGCGTCAAGGCAGAGCAACATCAGGAGCATGAAGATAAGCTTCATGCTgttaaatgcaaaacagaagaaacaggaagacaGACAGATAAACCAAGCTGAACAGAGAAGGTAATTCAACGTTTAGGATTAAAATCTGCTCTGTAAACCTGCAGGAGGACCTATGACTCCACATCTAAACACTAAAACTCTTTATGAAGCTGTATCAGATAAACGCTGCAGGACTGAAGAGCTGAAAGTTAAACAggctgaaaagaagaaaaactgcaagTTGGTGACTCTGTTGCCATGGAAGAAGGTCCTGAGTGTTTGCATGCAGACTCACCCAAACAACTTTTACATTCAAATCTACTgacaaaaatgttagaaaacaaGTGATCTACTTTTCCAAACTTGGTGGCTTCATTCTATTTTCATGATAAATTGGGCCAAACCTTGGTGCAcctaaaatctgcttttaattactGTATAAAATAGACTAAAAACATCAAGCAGTAGAGGCCGTATCCTGCTTTTATTGCTGAGAACAGATGGAATATTTTAACCAGCCTGCATGCATTTCATTTAATCCAATCCGATATCATTGTATTCACAAAGCTctctaaaaacacacagaggacCAAAGAGCTgtacagacattaaaaacataaaaaagaataaaatacaaaaatcatttAACAAGGACAATGTGCAAAAACCatttgagatttatttaaactttatttgtttaattaaaatagttcaagcttagtttaaaatttcaacctttttggtgattttaggttttaaaactgaaatattttttggtctgtgatgtgaaaaagtttggTCTTCCCTGGAAGAGACAGTGGCTGGACGGACATTTCCATCTGAAACAGGGAGAGCAGTCAGCTCCTTCATATAAGGTCAGAGGAGTTTTTATCTGTGTGGGTTTGAGTTTGCATTGGAAATGTTGTTATCTGGTGTCACAGCCTTTTTCTTCAGGAGTGGACGCTCCTCCTCATCACACGAAGCTTTGACTGTACGGCTGACAAAGGAGGGAGCTCTGGGAGctctgggagcactgggagctCTGGGATCTGTCAGAGAAGACCAGCAGCATTGTTCTGTCCGCTGACAGCtgaagatgctgctgcagtCAAAGAAGGATCTGACCTGCACTCTGTGCTGCGACATCTTCAGCGACCCGGTGAAGCTGGAGTGCAGCCACAGCTTCTGCAGCGGCTGCCTGCAGGCGGACTGGGCCCAGAAGAGAACCCGGCTGTGTCCGCTCTGCAAGGAGGCGTCGCTGCTGAGGGACCCGCCAGCCAACCTGGTGATGAAGAACCTGTGTTTCGCCTTCTTCCTGGGCAGAGGTCAGAGAGGTCCGGCCGGGTCGGAGGCCCTCTGCGGTCTGCACTCCGAGCAGCTCAAGCTGTTCTGTCTGGACCACGAGGAGCCGGTTTGTCTCGTCTGCAGAGACTCGAAGGCACACAGCGGCCACAGCTTCAGACCGGTCCAGGAAGCCGTCCAGGACCGCCGAGACCAGCTGCAGAACCAGCTGGAGCCCCTGAAGGAGAAACTGACCCGGTTCAGAGAGGTTCAGGGAAAATGTGATGAAACTGCAGAACACATTAAGACCCAGGCTGACAGAATAGAGAGGCAGATTAAAGAGCAGATTAAGGAGCTTCACCAGttcctgcaggaggaagaggagcagagggTCCGAGCtgtgagggaggaagaggagcagaagacGCAGGCGATGAAGGAGAACATGGAGGCCCTGAGGAAGAACATGGAGGATCTTTCAGAAACCGTCacaacagcagaagaagagttcAGATGTTCTGAGgatgtgttgctgctgcagaacTACAAGGCCGCAAAGGGAAGAGTCCAACAGCGCCCCCCGCTGGACGAGCCGCAGCCTCTCCCAGGAGCGCTGCTGGATGAGGCCAAACATCTGGGCAACCTGAACTACAACATCTGGACCAAGATGAAGCGCTTGGTCTCCTTCTCTCCGCTGGTTCTGGACCCAAACACGGCCGAACCGCACCTGAGCTTGTCTGCAGATCTGAGGGCGGTGACGTTTGGGCCGAGACGGGAGCTTCCTGGTAACCCAGAGAGGTTTGAGCAGCGCCACTGCGTCATCAGCCACCAGGGCTTCAGCTCTGGGACGCACAGCTGGGATGTGGAGGTCCAAACCGAGGAGTTCTGGGGTGTGGGC
Coding sequences within:
- the LOC108166287 gene encoding zinc-binding protein A33-like encodes the protein MLLQSKKDLTCTLCCDIFSDPVKLECSHSFCSGCLQADWAQKRTRLCPLCKEASLLRDPPANLVMKNLCFAFFLGRGQRGPAGSEALCGLHSEQLKLFCLDHEEPVCLVCRDSKAHSGHSFRPVQEAVQDRRDQLQNQLEPLKEKLTRFREVQGKCDETAEHIKTQADRIERQIKEQIKELHQFLQEEEEQRVRAVREEEEQKTQAMKENMEALRKNMEDLSETVTTAEEEFRCSEDVLLLQNYKAAKGRVQQRPPLDEPQPLPGALLDEAKHLGNLNYNIWTKMKRLVSFSPLVLDPNTAEPHLSLSADLRAVTFGPRRELPGNPERFEQRHCVISHQGFSSGTHSWDVEVQTEEFWGVGVLSESVPRKGQIQAGFWGICLSDGSYAATSCAVPSTALPVTKLHRIRVLLDWEEGKVSFFDLDADNHLHTFTHNFTEKLFAYVCTKNASPLKILPAARCPDEPL